The genomic DNA tcctgacctcaggtgatccacccacctcagcctcccaaagtgctgggattacaggcataagctaccatgcctggtccaTAAGGACTTTCAATAAGAATTTGCACTTCTGATGAATTGCCAGGTGATCCTGATACTGCTGGTCCAAGAGCCACACATTAAAAACCAAGGCACTAGTGCTATCCACATGACTATTCTatgcaattctactcctaggtatatacaaTCAAACGAAAGAAATGCATGTGTTCACCAAAATACACACAAGAGTACTCACAGAAGCTTTATTTATGCTAGCTAATAACTAGAAATAAACCAGATgtccaattaaaataaattgtgtccaaataaaataaaccagatgtccaattaaaataaaataaaatgtgtccaattaaaatttatacaacatatatttatacaattatacaatggaatactacacagcaatgcAAAAGAACTACTGCTTCACACAATATGGATGTATACTCATGTAATGATTAAAGCAAAAACAGACTGCCTACATTGAACAAAGCACCTATTCTATGATTCTGTTTATGAGTCAAGAACAAGCAAAACGAACTGATGGTGATGGAGATGAAAACAGGAGTCAGCAGGACAGTAAGAAGAATTGCTGGGTGGGAAGGAGCATGAAGGAACTTTATGAATGGAGACGCTCTAtatcttgatctgggtggtgtACATATACGTAAAAACGCATCAAACTGTAGACTTAAAATCTGTGTTatttacatatatcatatatgcctcaataaaaaatttaaggctgggtgccgtcatacctgtaatcccagcactttgggaggctgaggcgggcggatcacctgagatcaggagtttgagaccagcccggccaacatagcgaaaccccatctctactaaaaagtacaaaattagccaggtgtggtggtgtgcgcctgtaatcccagctacttgggaggctgaggcaggagaatcacttgaacctgggaggttgcagtgagccgagactgtgccattgcactccagcctgggcaacagaatgagactccgtctcaaaaaataataataataataagtaaaataagataGAAAGTGACAATGAAGttcattatattaatattctttaaaagcaagtttgttttttttttttgagacagtcttgctccaggctggagtgcagtgtcatgatctcagctcactgcaacctctgcttcccaggttcaagcgattctcctgcctcagcttcccgagtagctgggacaacaggtatacaccactacacccggctaattctttttttgtatttttagtacgaacagtgtttcaccatgttggccaggctgctctccaactcctaacctcaagggatccaccttcctcggcctcccaaagtgctgggattacagacacgagccactgcgcccagcctaaaagcAACTTTTATATAAACTGGATTTCCAAAGGAAGCACTAGGCCTAACATGACAATTAAGAAATGTAAATTCAAAGTAATAATTATCTAATATAAGGAATTACGGAGAAAAATTCTCACTGCTTCCTGTGACATTATCCCAAAACTGATCCCAGAAGCCTTATTGCTGGTATCTAAAGGTCTATATATTTAGATTCAAAAAACATACCTGGACCCTAAAAGGCCTTAAGGACCCGGCTCCTAGTTTCCTGTCCAACCTTATCTCCTAATCAAATGGGCCCTCTAATAAAAAAGGGCCTTTTTGCTGCTCCATATGCAGGCCCACTTCATTCCTGCTTCAGGATCTCTGCACTGGCTCTTGgtcctgcctggaatgctctttccccaGAGCTTCCAAGCTAATTCTCTTgtccttcaggtctctgctcaaatatcaccttaaCAGAGCCTCTAGTACCCTGTGGCACATTTCTTATAAAAGCCATAGCTAGAAAAGATGCTGTCTTGCCTCAAATTGTTAACCTTACTTATGTTAGATCATAACAACAAAACagggtttcctttttttctgtcctttaaagcaaaaagaaacaaacaaaacaaaaaaacaaaaaagatctcCTGTTAAAATTCTGTGACCCACGGCATTATTTATCTTTAGCTTAGGCTCTTCTTTAACTCTTATTAACTCTTGCTCTTTTACATTCCTTTACAGCTTTATAGTTTGTCTTCACCACACACCTACAAGCAGTGATTTCTAGGTTAGCTAAGTATATAACTAAGACTAACCCATAGCAATCAGCGCCTTTGCACACAGCAACtcctaaaaaaatttttgataaataaacaaatgagtgaataatGAACTATGAGAAGACATCTGGAAAGTTTCAGGGACGTGAGAGAAAAGGTTTTTGTTCCAGTAGACTGACTTCATACAGACACTTTTACATAAGAATGGCAACAATGATTGTCAAACGAAAAAATTAATTTCCATCGAGCCCAGAgtccatttttctcttctagtcataaaaaaaaaaaaatcctttcagcCCAACTACAGATGCCAACCATGCTCCCAATAATAGAGGAGGTTTTTCTCAGAAGCTTCAGGAATGCAAGAGTCTGGAAGTAGAAAGGGCAAGACAGGAGTCTGAGGTAACTCGGCTACCctgagacagagaaaggagacCGAGAATCTCAATACTGGGGCTGAGACGCAGCAACACTAGAGCCTGGGTCCCAATCAGGTGGTGCTGGGAGGAGGCGGGTCAGCAGGGAGTGGAGGAAGCAGAAAAGGCTCTCTCACCTCTAACGCCGCCTGGGGGTCCTGGTCGATTAGAGCATCTGAGAAGCTCTGGAAAAACCTGTCAGGAAAACAACGACTTCAGCAGGGCCcactagccaaggaaaggggtataaaataaatagcaaagggaaggaaaaacaCGCACCTCTGGGATGCTGCAGGTCCTGCGGCAGCCGCCGCCATCCCTCGTAGTCACTGTTGCTGCGGCCGGAGCTGCTTCTATCGCGCTCTTCAGCTCCGCCACCGCCCAAGGGGGAAACTTCTGCAGAAACATCAACCGAGCTTCCGTCTTAAGCAGCCAACAAGCAGCCACGCAGCGTGCTGCTAGCGGGACGGGAGGCGACACGCGGGCGCGTGGCCCGCTGGGACAGTGGAGGACCGAGTCCTCCCAGCCCGCACCCCGGCCCGGGACCCGCGCTCCCAGTCCCCGCCCCTCGCAGCCATGGTTACGGAGGCCTGGGTTCTCCCTCTTTTCCACCGCGCCCACGCCCGCGGGCACTCCGACCTTGCTTCCAGGAGTAGAGCAGAAGCACTTTTGTAACTTACTGTTATCCCTCAGGAACGTGTACGGGCAGGGGCGTTTGCTTGTCCGTTAATAACACGAGCTACACGCCgagcgtggtagctcacgcctgtaatcccagcactttgggaggccgagacgggtggatcacgaggtcaggaattcaagaccagcctggccaagatgctgaaaccccgtctactaaaaatataaaaactagccgggcgtggtggcatgcgcctgtaatcccaactactcgggaggatgaggcaggagagtcccttgaacccgagcggcagaagttgcagtgagccgagatcgcaccactgtactccagcctgggcgacagagcaagactccgtctcaaaaaaaaaaaaaaaaaaaaaattatacatatatatatatatatataaaacaagctACTTCGAGCTCCGTTTTCCCTGCGTTTTATCATGGCTTTCGTGTCCGTGATGTCACTGGCGGCTGCGTGGTCTTTTCAGTGAACAGAGGGGCCTGGTTGGCGCCTGGATTCCCGCGATCATTGCGCTGGGAATGGAAAAGGGCTGGGACTCGCTGGAAGTCGTTCTGACCCAGTAGCGGCTAAAAGCCTTCTGGTTCCCAGGGAGACGCGCCCGGCGCCCGCGTACTATTCATTCCCTTCCTCATAACTCCACAGCCCAGGCTTTCTTCTTAGTGGGCTTCCCAGATCAAGAAGGAAAACCTTTTCTATCCGAAAGCACTGAGGGGCGGAAGGTGGCCTGAAGTGATCTCAGGGCCGCTTTGTTTCCCAACCCAGTCGGTCAGGCCCTCCCTCAGCGCCCTTTGACCCATGCACATCGGATGGCGAAAGCTGCCAGCGCGTTCCAGGGGTGGGGTCAGATTGGGGAGCTGGAGAAAGTGGTCTTTATCTAACTTTATACCACTACCAAACTGTGTTAATTAacatagctttataataagtcttgaagtcCTTTATTCTCCCAAGATTGCTTTGGCTTAT from Nomascus leucogenys isolate Asia chromosome 5, Asia_NLE_v1, whole genome shotgun sequence includes the following:
- the LOC100595307 gene encoding uncharacterized protein LOC100595307 isoform X3, translated to MFLQKFPPWAVAELKSAIEAAPAAATVTTRDGGGCRRTCSIPEVFPELLRCSNRPGPPGGVREMKNLFMDTFTLLSILISTTELKGVKKLRMDQVGLCHGEW